From one Microbacterium sp. 10M-3C3 genomic stretch:
- the yidD gene encoding membrane protein insertion efficiency factor YidD, translated as MSTSTLPTAYVGHGHLAPSRLPASLPLVPRNLGLALLHGYRATISHVYGDVCKYYPSCSAYAVGAVQQHGLLKGVALTAARLARCHPWAQGGIDDVKPHRDFRYELTPHGFVVPPGKD; from the coding sequence ATGAGCACGTCGACTCTTCCCACCGCCTACGTCGGTCATGGGCACCTCGCGCCGTCGCGGTTGCCGGCCTCGCTCCCCCTCGTTCCGCGCAACCTCGGGCTCGCGCTGCTTCACGGCTATCGCGCAACCATCTCCCATGTTTACGGCGATGTGTGCAAGTACTATCCGTCGTGTTCGGCGTACGCCGTCGGGGCGGTCCAGCAACACGGGCTGCTCAAGGGCGTGGCGCTGACGGCGGCACGTCTGGCGCGCTGCCACCCCTGGGCTCAGGGCGGCATCGACGATGTGAAGCCGCATCGCGATTTCCGCTACGAGCTCACTCCGCACGGATTCGTCGTGCCCCCTGGAAAGGATTGA